The Odocoileus virginianus isolate 20LAN1187 ecotype Illinois chromosome 24, Ovbor_1.2, whole genome shotgun sequence nucleotide sequence CTGTGGAAGGCTGCACCATTGTCCATATTCTTATTCTCTCCACACCCAACACTGGTGTTCAATGCAcattctgtttttcccttttctctttcagagGATACAGTAACCGTTCCTGCTAGTTCTTCTCCGGGTGAGTTTGCACTTGCACTTCATCTCCTTCTTGCAGTGACCATTTTCCATCCCAGTCTCATATCAGAGCTTCCATGAGAGATGGGTTATAAGAATTCTATGAAAAAGCCTGGAAAAGTATTGTTCCTCATATAAAAATTCATGGTttcgtcactaagtcatgtccaactctttgcgaccccatgggctgtagcctgccaggctcctctgtccatggcattttccaggcaagaatactggagtaggtctccacttccttttccagaagatcttctggttccaggaatcaaactggggtctcctgcattgcagacggattcctgcattgcaggcggattctttactaactgagctaggagggaattCATGGAAACATATAAGAATCAGCTTATTTTTTATACAGCATTTGATAATATTAAGTCTCTTGCATGGATTTACAAAAATTGGGGGTCAatcattgatttttctccaaCAAAAGAACAGGGAGAGGTGGTCTGATGTGACCTGAGAATTTTGGGAATGTGCATGAAAGTCTTTCCGGTTATGCTGATTTGAAGGATTGAATACATGGCCATTGCTTCAAGGAGAGGcctgaaggaaagaagagaatgcaCACCCTGAAAGTGATTCAGAAATGAGGGCATGAGGATCACATGGGAGGGCAGGATACAGGATGTGTAATGTAGACGTCAAGTAAAAGAAGGGCTCTAAGCTTTGAGATTTGTAATGGCATCAATGCCTAATTCCCAGGCTGAggtttgtgtatcttctttaaaGTGAATCCCAAGGCTGTGGACCAAACTCCTAGTCATTCTTGGGCTTTCTCCACAGCACCCTGCCCATTCTATGCTGTGTGTCATGCTCATGTGGGCATTTTGAAGATCTTTCTTTTCAGCCTCCACAGCTTGGAGACTTGGGTTCTCTGGTCATGAGGTCACTGACTCTTGTTTGACTTCATACACTGTGCCACATGTGCCATGTGGGGTTCaccttaaaaaaattctctgtcCTACATGAGGCCTGAGATAGGGTATGGAGATGGTGTTGAGGTGGTTTTAGCTCAGAGTTTGGGGGTCTGATTTGCTGTTTGCTCTGTAGGGGGAAATAAATCTCATCAATCTCGGCAGGTTCCCTTTGAATACAGGGTAGGTGACAGAGCCTTTGCTTAGCTTTATTATTATcagaataatacaaatatttcccGTTATTTCTAAGGGGCTCTCACAAATACTACTGTAGTACATGGAATCTTTGTGCCCTCCAAATGTAAGACAAATATACCCCCCCTTTCACGCAGGAACCTGTGGCAAGTGATTTTACTGCATGCATAGAAAGGAGATAGTACTTCTCAAGCAGAGTTGGTAGCCAGAGAAATGGTGTAACAGTATTGCTATCATTTGCAGAGATGAATTCAGAATGAGAAATGCATGTCCAAACTTGGGCAGCACAAATTTTATTGCCTGAGGAAGAATCAAATGTCTTAACTGCATTGTGTCCTAATTTCAACCTCTTATTCAACCACTCTTGATCCCCCTGCCACCTCGGCTGCAGCCACAGAGTCCACTGTGGCTGCGACGTCCACTGCTGCTCCCACCACATCCACTGCGGCTGCGACGTCCACGGCTGCTGCCACATCCACTGCTGCTCCCACCACATCCACTGCGGCTGCGACGTCCACGGCTGCTCCCACCACATCCACTGCGGCTGCGACATCCACGGCTGCTCCCACCACATCCACTGCGGCTGCGACATCCACGGCTGCTCCCACCACATCCACTGCAGCTGCGACATCCACAGCTGCTGCCACATCCACAGCTGCTGCCACATCCACTGCTGCTCCCACCAGAACCACTGCGGCTGCCACAACCACCACTGCTGCCAAGACCACCATGTCCTACGAAGACTGCCTCTTTTATTTTCGTAAGTTTACACTATGAGTACTTTCGTTATGGGTTTGCTAGAATCACTGTATTCCCTATTCTCAGATTAGAGTATATTTAGGGGGCAGAAGAAGTCATGAGAAAAGCCCTGTTATCTTCTCTTTATTCTCTAATTCCTTGTGGATTTACATATTGAGTCACAGAGAGACATTGAGGCTGCCTGAAGTCTGCAGTTTCTTGTTTACCAATTTCACCTGTGTGGCTCTTGAAATACTGGCCCCCTAACAGGCAAAATTCATCTTTAGCAGAATTGACATGGGAAAGACGAAAATATGGGTCTCCCTGAAACCAGGAACTTctttatgtttgcttttttctaccaaaaatgtctttgtttcttttaaagaatattcaaaaaTAGAAACTAGCATTATAATGAGGCTTCCTTGATGTAGTTAGTGTTGAGTATCATTCAGGGTATTTCTCGGAATGTGGAAATCCATTGAGGGTCTAGGGTACAGTCTTCCTATTTCTGGTTAGATTCTCTCTTTCAACAGCCTAGTAAAATCAGTGACAAATATGATTGATTCTGAATATATGACAGAGAATGTGTTATAAATTCACATATATAATGTAATTTAAATCACAGTAATGCtatgaaataagtattttaaagataacaaaattaaaaattacaataaaaatttttcccAGAATATTATGCAGTCAGAAAAAGGTATGGATTTGTTCATAAACAAGGAAAGACATGTGGAACCTTTGAAATACTACATTATACTCTTTCTGTGCCTGAGACAATGCTTGGCACCCATCTCTAAGTTCTATATTGCATAGCCTATGGGTGAGATTATGAATAATTGTCTCTTATCAGAAGGTTGGATTGGTTTGTACCGTATACATGAAGAACTAATCCATATTGGTTGTCTCTCTGTTTTCTCTAAACTTTTTGCTGACCTAGATTTCCATCCCAGCCTGCGTGTCCTATTGCCTCTGGATGGGAATTAGGTGTTTATCTTCCAGGGATATAAATTTCATCTCTTTTTGATTCCACTGAATCAGTGTCATTTGACATTGTTAGTCTTGCAGGGTCCCAGGAAGGAAAACACACTCTTCATTGTTTTTGGAAAACCTcttcacaatatttttttctgtttcaggttTTACCCCATGGCTTCGATTAGTTTACTGCTAAAAGTTATCACTGAGATGGAATCAGCTTCAGCCTTCTATATTGATCCTACTGGATTCGGCCAGAGTGTCTCTTGATTTGTTTCACTGCTGCTACTTTCCAGCCCTATCATATCTCTATCTCTAATCAGTTTCTATTCATTCAAATAAAATGCTGAGTGACATCAAAAATAGTAGTTATTTTTTTAGCTGTCAGCCAAGTGGTCATCCAATCGTTATGTCAAGTGATAGATATTTTGAATCTTACCAAGTTCTTCCCTATATTACTGTAAATGAATGGACCTCCTATATacttatctaatttttaaaaacaagtcacAATCCTTGTGTATATCACTGGTGACTAGAGCTTTCTCTATGTGAATCAATATTTCCTAGGTATAAAGGTTCACTTTGATTCTACCAAGCTCTGCTATCGACTGACCCATAAATACTCTATTTGGAGTGACTTAGCAAGTGAGAAAGAGGGAAGCAGTCCTGTGATCTGGGAACTGGCCTGACACTCCTGGGGTTTGGAACTGTTAGGACCTGGCCTAGGCTCACAGCTTGGAAATGACTCGCTCTTGTTGGACACAAACACTCTCACAAAACAGCAACATCAGAGAAGGGCACACAGTCACTTCTATAAATTTGACCAATTCATCATATTGGCAGTCTTGAGTACAGACAAAAATAAGATCAGtccaaaaccataaaacactAAAGATCTGTCTCTCCTAGCTAAAGCATGATTGCAACTTCATTTACTGTTAGAGCTTTGGCTTCCCTCTATTCTCTTCTGCTCCAGATAAGGTTTGTTAAGACACTCAGTCACAGCATAAGTTATGTTCCCTTGAATCACCAATCCAGAGCAAAAGGGTCTTCCCTAAACCTTCCCCCAGATCACCTCACATAGGCCCCAGTTCTGTAAGAAGTCCTTTCTAACACCCAAGGTCTAAGGCACCTCTCTGATTTCCCATGGTTTACATTCTCCTCACTGCAGTGAGTACTAACCCAACTGAACTCAACTACAGTGGTAGTTGATATTTGATATCTGAATGTATAATTGGGATGGACATTATATAAGAACAAGGTGCGGCACCTTTGTCCCCACATTGGAAATTTACTGGGTTTAATAAAGCCTAATTTGGGGAGTCTTGCTAAAGAGAACCTTTAAAATTGCCTGAACTATCTCTATCAGTAAATTAAGCAGTACAAAATCCAAGAAGTGCAACATTAATGCTTTGATTAAGGAAATGATAAGGTTGGAATTTGGTGCTTActaaatctcttttctttttgaaaaacaattcTCTTCCACCTACCCCTGCTGAGAATCATTGCACTGAATGATTTattgagaaaaggaaattaagttaGGAGATTGTAGTTAAAAGCTCTTAAGTCAGAACTTTATTAGTGGCACATTAATATATCTTGTAAAAATTCTTACCTAAGTTTTTCGGTATTTAAGATTTGACCTAATTGGAGCAAcctggttttttaaaaacttcatttacaaatCAACAAGCATATACCTGGCCATTCAGAAACGGTTATCGGTGTACCTGTGTACAGCCAGCAATTCTTGCATATCTGGTATCATTTTACTTTGGATTTTGATGAGTCTCACATTAaatttcttctcccttctcttttctttcttttcctttctgctccTCTGTCTCACTTAATCACCCTGTTCATATACATACAAAAACCCACATACTACTATATTCTCATGTTATATGTGGAGAAATATGAAAGCAGTTCTCTTTTGCTACTTAATAATGGGCAGAGGAGACTATTAAAGGTCAAACAAGGTGTGGCTTCTGATTGCTTCAGCTGTACTTAATATTGAGATAAGGTGGGACATGGGACCCTTTGCCAGAGTGCTCGCACCTGGACAaggggtcttctccagcaacagaatacaaaggaAGTATAAGGGACTGACAGTAAGATACAAAAAGGATAGAAGCAACGATCCAAAAACGTCCTAGACCAACTGCCACTCCTGAGGGgcctggagcaaaagcagggtaacTGTGCATGAACCCTGCATCCAGCACCAGAAAGGAGGTGGGCAGACCACCTCAGCTATAGCCCCCTGCTCAATCTCTCAGGCCTGTCTCTGTTATCACTTTTAAGGACTCGAGAAAATTTTCTTAGGGAATAAGCACATGTACTTGATATTTGTCCACATGCTGCAGTACAAGCCTTGCTTGCAACTCTGCTTTGGCCTCTTTCAATTTCTATTGTAGCAAGTGTGGGAGttggtaaaaatatgaaaaagaatattaagaataGCAACAATTCATGAGGAATTGGTGAATCCTTATGTATTTCAATAGCACCTTCCCTTTTATAATAATTTCTCAGTCCATTCAGGCACAATTTGAATTTTCATAGGTTGAAATCTGTGTACATTAACTCTATTGCCACAGAGATAGTTGAGTCTATTAGCATATTGCCATAATCTAATTAGACAAGATTTAGAGTTCATAATCATTAAAGTCAAATTACTACATACCATGATAATTACTTTCTCAGAGGAATATGCTCAAAAGAAATGTCCTTTCCTATTTGTATAACTAAAGGTAGTGGTTTTCATGTAATATTCAAGGCCTAATTCCATCTGTGAAATTCCTGGGAATTACGTGTGTTGAAGAAACCAGAGACATTGCTCAAATTATGCAACAAGTGGTCATGTTTTTCAGATCATGCTAAAACAAGAGATGCTGAGACCACAGAACTCTTGTGGTTTTGGCAAAATCATACTTTTAACCTAGAAATCCTATTGGCCTCTTCTCAAAAGTCACCAGGTAAATTAGCATTCGTTGTTGAAGTCTCACTCATTTTTTGATAAATTGACCTATTGTTAACTATATATTAATGATGCTGTTTTAAGTAATGTTatcaaatttttcaatttttatcatAGGAAACATGTGGGAAtaactttgaattttatataGTTTCTTTCTATCTCATGATCTTATTTTACTTATTGTTTCTGGcacatatttgtatatgtgtgtgtatgtgattatACATATACAAAACCATGTTATCTGTATGTAAGTTTAGTTTCCTTCATTATTTCTaaggtttttaaatttgtttttttcctgcctaTCACACTGGCTAAGACACCTGAAAAGATATTAAGTAGAAGTGAAAAGAACCAAGACCTACCCTAAattctagtttttttgttttagggGAAGGATTTGACTTCTTCTCTATTATAGATACCATTTTTGAGATTTTAGTAACTTTCGCTGACTCCTAGCTTAaggtgatgaaagggaaaaacttaTGGATCTCATTCGAAcacaaaggagaaatcaaaagctttacagacaagcaaaagctcagagaattcagcaccaccaaaccagctctccaacaaatgctaaaggatcttctctagacaggaaatacagaaaaggatTATAaacgcaaacccaaaacaacaaagtaaatggcaatgggattatacttaccaataattaccttaaatgtaaatgggttgactgacccaaccaaaagacaaagactggttaaatggataaaaaacaagacccctatatatgctgtctacaagagacccacctcaaacctagggacacatacagactgaaagtgaagggatggaaaaagatatttcacacaaatggacaACAAAAGAAATTAGGAGTAggaatactcatatcagataaaatagactttgaaataaaggccatgaaaagagacaaagaaggacactacataatgatcaaaggatcaatccaagaagaagatataacaattatatatgcacccaacataggagcaactgcaatatgtaaagcaaatgctaacaaatatgaaaggggaaattaacagtaacacaataatagtgggagactttaataccccactaacacctatggatagatcaactaaacagaaaattagcaaggaaacacaaactttaaatgatgcaatggaccagttagacctaattgatatccatAGGACATTTCActctaaaacaatgaatttcacctttttctcaagtgcacatggaaccttctccaggatagatcacatcctgggccataaatctagccttggtaaattaaaaaaaaaaaatcaaaacaatctcaagcatcttttctgatcacaatgtggtaagattatatgtcaactacaggaaaaaaaatctacgaaaaatacaaacatatggacattaaacaacacacttctgaataaccaacaaatcagagaagaaataaaaaaagaaatcaaaatatgcataggaactaatgaaaatgaaaacacaacaaccccaaacctatgggaatcagtaaaagcagtgctaaggggaaagttcatagcaatacaagcctacctcaagaaacaggagagaaatcaaataaataaccaaactctacacctaaagcaactagaaaaggaagaaatgaagaaccccagggttagtagaaggaaagaaatcacaaaaattaaggaagaaatgaatgcaaaagaagcaaaagagaccatagcaaagatcaacaaagctgaaagctggttctttgagaaaaaaaaaaaaaaaataggcaaaccattagccagactcatcaagaaactaAGGGAGAGGAATCAAATCAACAACATTAGAAATgacacaacagacaacacagaaatatgaaggatcataagagactattatcagcaactatatgccaataaaatggacaacttggaagaaatggataaattcttagaaaagtgtaactttccaaaactgaaccaggaagaaatagaaaatcttaacagacccatcacaagcacagaaatcaaagcTGTAATCAGAAATgttccaacaacaacaacaaaaacccacgaccagatggcttcacagctgaattctaccaaaaatttagagaagggctaacacctgtcttactcatactcttccagaaaattgcagaggaaggtaaacttccaaactcattctatgaggccaccatcaccttaacaccaaaaccagacaaagatgccacaaaaagagaaaagtacaggccagtatcactgatgaacatagatgcaaaaatccttaacagaattctagcaaacagaatccaacagcatattaaaaagatcatgcatcatgaccaaatgggctttatcccagggatgcaaggattcttcaatgttcacaaatcaatcaacataatataccacattaacaaattgaaagatgaaaaccatatgattatctcaatagatgcagagaaagcctttgacaaaattcaacatccatttatgataaaaagcctccagaaaacaggcataaaaggaacatacctcaacataataaaagccatatatgatacacccacagcaaacattatcctcaatagtgaaaaattgaaagcatttcccctaaagtcaggaacaagacaaggatgcccactctcaccactactattcaacatagttttggaagttttggccacagcagtcagagcagaaagagaaataaaaggactccagattggaaaagaagtaaatctctcactctttgcaaatgacatgatcctctatatagaaaccctaaagactccaccagaaaattactagagctaattaatgaatacagtaaagttgcagggtataaaattaacacacagaaatcccttgcattcttatacactaacaatgagaaaacagaaagagaaattaaggaaacaattccattcaccattgcaatgaaaagaataaaatacttaggaataaatctacctaaagaagcaaaagatctatatatagaaaactataaaacactgatgaaaaaaatcaaagatgacacaaatagatggagaaatataccatgttcatggatcagaagaataaATATAGTGAAAGTGAGTATACTatcaaaagcaatctatagattcaatgcaatccctatcaagctaccaacggtatttttcagagaattacaacaaataatttcacaatttgtatggaatcacaaaaaaccttgaagagccaaagcaatcttgagaaagaagaatggaactggaagaatcaacctgcctgacttcaggttatactacatagcaacagtcatcaagacagtatgatactggcacaaagacagaaacatagatcaatggaacaaaatagaaagcccaaagataaatccatgcacctatggacaccttttctttgacaaaggaggcaaaaatatacaatagagaaaagataacctctttaacaagtggtgctgagaaaacttgtcaaccacttgtaaaagaatgaaactagaacacattctaacaccacacacaaaaataaactcaaaatggaataaagatctaaatgtaagaccagaagccataaaactcctagaggaaaacataggcaaaacactctctgacataattcacagtaggatcctctaggacccacctcccagagtaatggaaatagaaacaaaaataaacaaatgggacctaattaaacttaaaagcttttgcacaacgaaggaaactacaaccaaggtgaaaagacagccttcagaatgggaggaaatagtagcaaatgaagcaactgacaaagggttaatctcaaaaatatacaagcagctattgcagctcaattccagaaaaataagtgacccaatcaaaaaatgggccaaagaactaaacagacatttctccaatgaagatatgcagatggctaacaaacacatgaaaagatgctcaacatcactcattatcagagaaatgcaaatcaaaaccacagtgaggtaccatctcacgctggtcagaatgactgctaccaaaaaagtctacaaacaaaaaatgctggagagaatgtggagaaaaacagaaccctcttacactgttggtgagaatgcaagctagtacagccactgttgagaacagtgtggagattcttaaaatgctggaaatagaactgccatatgacccagcaatcccactgctgggcatacacactgaggaaaccagaattgaaagagacatgtgtaccccggTGTTCATCACAGGacagtttacaatagccaggacatggaagcaacctatatgtccatcggcagacatatggataagaaagctgtggtacatatacacagtggaatattactcagctattaaaaagaatacatttgaatcagttctaatgaggtggatgaaactggtgcctattatacagagcaaagtaagtcagaaagtaaaacaccaatacagtatattaacgcatatatatggaatgtagaaagatggtaacaatgaccctatatgcgagacagaaaaagagacaacagatgtatagaacagactgttggactctgtgggagaagacaagggtaggatgatttgaaagaatagcattgaaacatgtatatcatcatatgtgaaatagattgccagtccaggttcgatgcatgaggcagagtgctcagggctggtgcactggaatgacccagagataggatggggcaggaggtgggaaagagggtctggatggggaacacatatacacccatggctgattcatgtgaatgtatggcaaaaatcaccacattattgtaaagtaattatcttccaattaaaattttaaaaaagcaaatatataaaaatttttaaaaagagaaaattcacaaCTATGAATACTCTACATAGCAAAGCTCCCAGTAAGATTTTATGGATGGCTGAAAAATTTTACAGGCAAAAGATAAAAAGTTCAGAATCTCCAAACTAGC carries:
- the MUCL1 gene encoding mucin-like protein 1 isoform X2; translation: MLQNPEIPFHEEDTVTVPASSSPATESTVAATSTAAPTTSTAAATSTAAATSTAAPTTSTAAATSTAAPTTSTAAATSTAAPTTSTAAATSTAAPTTSTAAATSTAAATSTAAATSTAAPTRTTAAATTTTAAKTTMSYEDCLFYFRFTPWLRLVYC
- the MUCL1 gene encoding mucin-like protein 1 isoform X1 — protein: MKFLVFLALVAVSTFLVSGQDTVTVPASSSPATESTVAATSTAAPTTSTAAATSTAAATSTAAPTTSTAAATSTAAPTTSTAAATSTAAPTTSTAAATSTAAPTTSTAAATSTAAATSTAAATSTAAPTRTTAAATTTTAAKTTMSYEDCLFYFRFTPWLRLVYC